A genomic segment from Nitratiruptor sp. YY08-10 encodes:
- a CDS encoding aminodeoxychorismate synthase component I yields the protein MDRLSYYAQKEIPFLFVIDYKKQNIFVEPIKTLSNIFFQTPLASNFNFTSSKPCRILSIQPISLKQYQKAFDRVQEEIKRGNTYLLNLTFPSTITVNCTLLEIFQATKAKFKLYFDDAFVCFSPERFVKIQNNTISTYPMKGTIDATFPNAKEKILNDAKEMAEHIMVVDLLRNDLNMVATNVKVTKFRYIDQVVAQEKQLLQVSSAIEGLLPKDWKKHLHTIFDKLLPAGSISGTPKRSTCQIIERVEQYDRGFYTGVFGIFDGKNLDSAVMIRFIEKTPYGYLYKSGGGITIDSNMQKEYQEMIDKIYVPV from the coding sequence ATGGATAGGCTCAGCTACTACGCACAAAAAGAGATCCCTTTTCTTTTTGTCATCGACTATAAAAAACAAAATATTTTCGTTGAGCCAATCAAGACACTTTCAAATATCTTCTTTCAAACTCCTCTTGCAAGCAATTTTAATTTTACTTCATCTAAACCGTGTCGCATCCTATCGATCCAGCCTATTTCATTGAAACAGTATCAAAAGGCATTTGACAGAGTACAAGAAGAGATAAAAAGAGGCAACACTTATCTGCTCAATCTCACTTTTCCCTCTACTATCACTGTAAATTGTACTTTGTTGGAAATCTTTCAGGCTACAAAAGCAAAATTCAAACTCTATTTTGATGATGCTTTTGTCTGCTTCTCTCCTGAACGTTTCGTCAAAATTCAAAACAATACAATCTCCACTTATCCTATGAAAGGCACGATCGACGCAACATTTCCGAATGCAAAAGAGAAGATTTTGAATGATGCAAAAGAGATGGCAGAACATATTATGGTGGTCGACCTTCTAAGAAACGACCTCAATATGGTCGCAACCAATGTCAAAGTCACAAAATTTCGCTATATCGATCAGGTCGTAGCCCAAGAAAAACAGTTGTTGCAAGTAAGCAGCGCTATAGAAGGCTTGTTACCAAAAGATTGGAAGAAACATCTTCATACGATATTTGACAAACTTTTACCTGCCGGCAGCATCTCTGGTACGCCAAAACGGTCCACTTGCCAAATCATCGAACGGGTCGAACAGTATGATAGAGGCTTTTATACAGGAGTTTTTGGTATTTTTGATGGGAAAAATCTCGATAGTGCCGTGATGATTCGATTTATTGAAAAAACACCTTATGGATATCTCTATAAAAGCGGAGGCGGTATCACAATCGACAGTAACATGCAAAAAGAGTATCAGGAGATGATCGATAAAATCTATGTACCTGTTTAA
- a CDS encoding FtsK/SpoIIIE domain-containing protein: MAKRIIGILLYKFLKYALISIVLLPLFFNIYTLIKYGVISDPLQLNTYKYIYKNYYNYIPIIFISLVIISFLYNVMKTKKSPLFWIKAYLLPYSFNFYAQIKKKKNGENKVNSYIFDKMKKMTKDYIIYKNPIKINYDNYYKALEDIKQYLQVEFIRVERYGSKGIKLYINNPVKSFQFNEKYYKKGKIYIGKSLENKDIYISLKDLTHILIAGQSGAGKSVFQNLLIANFIYNLDNLDYLFLVDLKGGVEFFEYSKKDKKIKVITKVQSLLDFTNKLIQIMEKRYLYMRKNNIKNWNGKQIIVMFDEFASINDQATLLEKKEYQQLLKNLRTLLAKARASGIKFFIATQKATSDSIDTTLRENLQTKILMRTISKEAQRAVLGDNEIIESLGLNPADFGKGQFIIRSDTIQTIVQSPYIC, from the coding sequence ATGGCAAAAAGAATTATAGGAATATTACTATATAAATTTTTGAAATATGCCCTAATTTCCATTGTTTTATTACCTCTATTTTTTAATATTTATACATTAATAAAATATGGTGTAATCTCTGATCCATTGCAATTAAATACATATAAATACATATATAAAAACTATTACAACTATATCCCTATTATTTTTATTTCATTAGTTATTATTTCATTTCTATATAATGTAATGAAAACAAAAAAATCCCCATTGTTTTGGATTAAAGCCTATTTGCTTCCTTATTCTTTTAATTTTTATGCACAAATCAAAAAAAAGAAAAATGGAGAAAATAAAGTAAATTCCTATATTTTTGACAAAATGAAAAAAATGACAAAAGATTACATAATTTACAAAAATCCTATAAAAATTAATTATGATAACTATTATAAAGCTCTTGAGGATATTAAGCAATATTTGCAAGTTGAATTTATTAGGGTTGAAAGATATGGAAGCAAGGGAATAAAATTATATATCAATAACCCTGTAAAGTCTTTTCAATTTAATGAAAAATATTATAAAAAAGGGAAAATATATATAGGCAAATCATTAGAAAATAAAGATATATACATATCTTTGAAAGATTTAACTCATATTTTAATAGCTGGCCAAAGTGGAGCTGGTAAAAGTGTATTTCAAAATTTATTAATAGCTAATTTTATCTATAATTTGGATAATTTAGATTATTTATTTTTAGTGGATCTAAAGGGGGGAGTTGAATTTTTTGAATATTCCAAAAAAGACAAAAAAATAAAAGTCATAACTAAAGTCCAAAGCCTTTTAGATTTTACTAATAAATTGATTCAAATAATGGAAAAAAGATATTTATATATGAGAAAAAATAATATAAAAAATTGGAATGGAAAACAGATAATAGTAATGTTTGATGAGTTTGCCTCAATTAATGATCAAGCAACATTGTTAGAAAAAAAAGAATATCAACAATTATTGAAGAATTTAAGGACATTATTAGCCAAAGCAAGGGCATCAGGTATTAAGTTTTTTATTGCAACTCAAAAAGCCACCTCAGATAGTATTGACACTACTTTAAGAGAAAATTTACAAACCAAAATCCTCATGAGAACAATAAGCAAAGAAGCTCAAAGAGCAGTTTTAGGGGATAATGAAATAATTGAATCACTTGGCTTAAATCCTGCTGATTTTGGCAAAGGTCAATTTATAATAAGATCTGACACAATTCAAACTATTGTCCAAAGCCCATATATTTGTTAA
- a CDS encoding glycine zipper 2TM domain-containing protein, which translates to MKKLLVLLSVAIISQLFAEVITFTKSVPVYKSVEVERVVTKRVPYEECWYEEIPEDESSDGTVGAIIGGAAGGIIGHQIGGGSGKTAATIGGAIIGSLVGKNLAERNARPGYRTVKRCRTRYKETQEHVYEYKNYARVMGRDIMKYSNRPLRRIRVRVTLEY; encoded by the coding sequence ATGAAAAAGCTTCTTGTTCTTTTAAGTGTTGCCATTATTTCTCAGCTTTTTGCCGAAGTGATCACTTTTACAAAGTCGGTTCCTGTTTATAAAAGCGTTGAAGTAGAACGTGTAGTGACAAAGCGAGTGCCTTATGAAGAGTGTTGGTACGAAGAGATCCCGGAAGATGAGAGTAGTGATGGAACAGTGGGAGCGATTATCGGAGGTGCGGCCGGAGGAATTATCGGTCATCAAATTGGAGGGGGCAGCGGAAAGACAGCTGCAACCATAGGAGGAGCCATTATAGGTTCACTTGTCGGCAAAAATCTTGCAGAAAGAAATGCAAGACCGGGGTATCGAACAGTAAAAAGATGTAGAACGCGATACAAAGAGACACAAGAGCATGTGTATGAGTATAAAAACTATGCCAGAGTTATGGGACGAGATATTATGAAATATAGCAATAGGCCATTACGAAGAATACGAGTGCGAGTAACGCTGGAGTACTGA
- the bioD gene encoding dethiobiotin synthase: MQIFVTATNTGVGKTYTTLQLMEISHKMGLKPGAIKPIETGVHGIPEDGSKLLQKCQELNPNLKDVAIDDIVPYQFSLPAAPYVAKKDRTIDLEYIRKKINMMYEASDILFIEGAGGLMVPIEKDFFMIDLIKFLDTPALLVTPSKLGCINDTLLSLNLLNNSKIAHQWYINLHEDKDDFFEITYPFYKAYFDEVPLELSSVLQRYSHSYSS; encoded by the coding sequence ATGCAAATATTTGTTACCGCTACCAATACCGGTGTGGGCAAAACATACACCACACTTCAGCTAATGGAAATTTCCCATAAGATGGGGTTGAAACCTGGAGCTATTAAACCGATAGAAACGGGAGTGCACGGCATTCCTGAGGATGGTAGCAAACTTTTGCAAAAATGTCAAGAGCTTAATCCTAACTTAAAAGATGTCGCAATAGATGATATTGTTCCTTACCAGTTTTCTTTACCAGCCGCTCCATATGTCGCCAAGAAAGATAGAACAATCGACTTGGAATATATTCGAAAAAAGATAAATATGATGTACGAAGCCAGCGACATTCTTTTTATAGAAGGAGCCGGAGGATTGATGGTCCCAATAGAAAAAGATTTTTTCATGATCGATCTGATCAAATTTTTAGACACTCCAGCTCTTTTGGTTACACCCTCAAAACTAGGCTGTATCAACGATACTCTGCTTTCGCTCAATCTTCTTAACAACTCAAAAATAGCGCACCAGTGGTATATCAATCTTCATGAAGATAAAGATGATTTTTTCGAAATCACCTATCCTTTTTACAAAGCGTACTTTGATGAAGTTCCGCTGGAGCTTTCATCAGTACTCCAGCGTTACTCGCACTCGTATTCTTCGTAA
- the panB gene encoding 3-methyl-2-oxobutanoate hydroxymethyltransferase: MRKKQTINTIKSAKNSDKLVMITAYDALFAKLFEPIVDMILVGDSLNMVFAGKPDTLSATLDQMIYHANAVCNGAPSAFVVLDMPYGTYTNEQEALHNAIQIYKETSVDAIKLEGGKEKADLIQTLCTNGIAVMGHIGLLPQHVRGQGGYKVVNDADKLIEDAKALEDAGVFSIIIEGVKPDVAAKVTQAVHIPVIGIGAGKETDGQVLVWSDMLGLFEEFKPKFVKRYLDGATLIKEAVSRYANEVKEGSFPSEEYSY; this comes from the coding sequence ATGAGAAAAAAGCAGACCATAAACACCATAAAATCGGCAAAAAACAGCGATAAGCTTGTCATGATTACTGCATATGATGCACTGTTTGCAAAACTTTTTGAGCCGATTGTGGATATGATTTTGGTAGGCGATAGTCTCAATATGGTATTTGCTGGAAAACCAGATACACTCTCTGCTACATTGGATCAGATGATCTATCATGCCAATGCTGTATGCAACGGCGCACCTTCTGCTTTTGTCGTTTTGGATATGCCCTATGGGACATATACGAATGAACAAGAAGCCTTACACAACGCCATACAAATTTATAAAGAGACTAGTGTCGATGCAATAAAGCTTGAAGGTGGAAAAGAGAAAGCCGATCTTATTCAAACACTCTGTACAAACGGTATAGCTGTTATGGGTCATATTGGACTTCTTCCTCAACACGTCCGTGGTCAAGGCGGCTATAAAGTGGTCAATGATGCTGACAAGCTCATCGAAGATGCTAAAGCGCTGGAAGATGCAGGGGTATTTAGCATTATTATCGAAGGTGTGAAACCAGATGTTGCAGCCAAAGTCACACAAGCTGTGCATATACCGGTGATTGGTATCGGCGCAGGGAAAGAGACAGACGGCCAGGTGCTTGTGTGGAGTGATATGCTTGGACTCTTTGAAGAGTTTAAACCAAAATTTGTCAAACGCTACCTTGATGGTGCAACACTGATCAAAGAGGCTGTTTCAAGATATGCCAATGAAGTGAAAGAGGGCTCCTTTCCAAGCGAGGAGTACAGTTACTGA
- a CDS encoding aspartate carbamoyltransferase catalytic subunit, whose translation MKRHLITTNDFTKNEIENLFYDAKRFLNEPTPHLLKNKLIITIFFENSTRTRSSFEVAAKRLGAEVVNLDVSKSSTKKGETLFDTAANLNAMEPHAIVVRHKSAGVPYILSKYVSCSLINGGDGAHAHPTQALLDLFTLKQHFGDVHGKKIAIVGDIKNSRVANSNIELLQRFGMEVILVAPPHFLPKTDLPSTYSIKEVIDDIDAIMSLRTQTERHKYPIYASLRDYGSDFCITKDLIKDKDIIILHPGPVHRNIDISDEVLADPRCKVLEQVKNGVAVRMAVLKKLIMHG comes from the coding sequence ATGAAACGCCATCTGATTACTACAAACGATTTTACAAAAAATGAGATAGAAAATCTTTTTTATGATGCGAAGAGATTTTTGAATGAACCAACGCCTCATCTTTTAAAAAACAAACTTATCATTACCATTTTTTTCGAAAACTCTACCCGTACACGAAGCAGTTTTGAGGTAGCCGCAAAACGCCTTGGAGCAGAGGTTGTCAATCTGGATGTCTCCAAAAGCTCCACAAAAAAAGGCGAAACGCTCTTCGATACCGCGGCAAATCTCAATGCTATGGAACCACATGCCATCGTCGTTCGACACAAAAGTGCAGGTGTTCCATATATTTTGTCAAAATATGTAAGCTGCTCTTTGATCAATGGCGGAGATGGCGCTCACGCCCATCCGACGCAGGCACTGTTGGACCTTTTTACTCTTAAACAGCACTTTGGTGATGTCCATGGAAAAAAAATAGCGATTGTAGGAGATATCAAAAATTCTCGAGTAGCAAACTCAAATATCGAACTTTTGCAACGTTTTGGCATGGAAGTCATTTTGGTAGCTCCGCCACACTTTTTACCAAAAACCGATCTTCCTAGTACATATAGTATCAAAGAGGTCATCGATGATATCGATGCCATTATGAGCCTGCGCACACAGACAGAGCGGCACAAATATCCTATATATGCCAGCTTAAGAGACTATGGAAGCGATTTTTGTATTACGAAAGATTTGATCAAAGATAAAGACATTATCATTTTGCATCCTGGTCCCGTACATCGAAATATCGACATCAGTGATGAAGTTTTGGCAGATCCAAGATGTAAAGTCTTAGAACAGGTAAAAAATGGTGTCGCTGTACGCATGGCAGTTTTAAAAAAACTCATTATGCATGGATAG
- a CDS encoding replication endonuclease, which translates to MNVNNTLFNEYKKLPKKFIADAIEKENKQLHYLKNFSAVNNYTGEIYSIYFSYEKQIKQQYENILQKIMYNKVKASENNLIPIFITFTAPSRFHPFKQKPNGKNVINEYNYFVNNYYEYNSIDEGIKEAYQFLNKMWREYYINIKTSKKYRKIAKKIRYDLFFEYHKSYIPHLHALIYIPTEMYEYAQKSFVNLINKNNMEIRANKFLKIEDKKEKKKKKLNKLDGAVLYISKYIRKTLDEIVKKPENVYQYIGWKSAHKIRIYRGSNSELALYLYNKIYHNLEEKEKKTLLERAKKNNTCLLYEIEKIAEIKRTVINTKKTKIKNQKINKKYYANVEVSKQKRYDKMAMIDYLSQYYEPKTLRKLGVADLYNLFSKSFGFDFTLYKNSIKTKKEEIKKIKKEIENKIKNVELMELKNIEKFIEITKEAKKAQEEIKKYKNDEYALMSIVIMKEDNETVEDFIKNLNEKIEKEEKELKKLKKEYEEMKEKSTEYKKTLMKLLRNNNFEELREKLYENNDDKTANYVSEIIYKMREITKLGAKLKELQEIKKEAIKNYYKIEKMEIYRLDPMKQAYTQIYNKSDIALIFSN; encoded by the coding sequence GTGAATGTAAATAATACATTATTTAATGAATATAAAAAACTTCCTAAAAAATTTATTGCAGATGCAATAGAAAAAGAAAACAAACAATTACATTATTTAAAAAATTTTTCTGCAGTAAATAATTATACTGGAGAGATTTATAGCATTTATTTTTCCTATGAAAAACAAATAAAACAACAATATGAAAATATTTTACAAAAAATTATGTATAACAAAGTAAAAGCAAGTGAGAATAATTTAATCCCTATTTTCATTACTTTCACAGCTCCCTCAAGATTTCACCCATTTAAGCAAAAACCAAATGGCAAAAATGTAATAAATGAGTATAACTATTTTGTTAATAATTATTATGAATATAATAGTATTGATGAGGGAATAAAAGAAGCTTATCAATTTCTTAATAAAATGTGGAGAGAATATTATATAAATATTAAAACAAGTAAAAAATATAGAAAAATAGCAAAAAAAATAAGATATGACTTATTTTTTGAATATCATAAAAGCTATATTCCTCATTTACATGCATTAATTTATATACCTACTGAAATGTATGAATATGCCCAAAAATCCTTTGTTAATTTAATAAATAAGAATAATATGGAAATAAGAGCAAATAAATTTTTGAAAATTGAAGATAAGAAAGAAAAGAAAAAAAAGAAGCTAAATAAATTGGATGGTGCTGTATTGTATATTTCTAAATATATTAGAAAAACTCTTGATGAAATTGTAAAAAAACCTGAAAATGTATATCAATATATTGGCTGGAAATCAGCCCATAAAATAAGAATTTACAGGGGGTCAAATTCTGAATTGGCATTATATTTATATAATAAAATTTATCATAATTTGGAAGAAAAAGAGAAAAAAACATTGTTAGAAAGGGCAAAAAAAAATAATACCTGCCTATTATATGAAATTGAAAAAATAGCAGAAATCAAAAGAACAGTTATAAATACAAAAAAAACAAAAATAAAAAATCAAAAAATAAATAAAAAATATTATGCAAATGTTGAAGTTTCAAAACAAAAAAGATATGACAAAATGGCAATGATAGATTATTTGAGTCAATATTATGAACCAAAAACATTAAGAAAATTGGGGGTTGCAGATTTATATAATTTATTTTCAAAATCTTTTGGATTTGATTTTACATTATATAAAAATTCAATAAAAACAAAAAAAGAAGAAATAAAAAAGATAAAAAAAGAAATAGAAAATAAAATAAAAAATGTTGAATTGATGGAGTTAAAAAATATAGAAAAATTCATTGAAATAACAAAAGAAGCAAAAAAAGCACAAGAAGAAATTAAAAAATATAAAAATGATGAGTATGCATTAATGTCAATTGTCATAATGAAAGAAGATAATGAAACTGTGGAGGATTTTATAAAAAATTTAAATGAAAAAATAGAAAAAGAAGAAAAAGAATTAAAAAAACTAAAAAAAGAATATGAAGAAATGAAGGAAAAAAGTACAGAATATAAAAAAACATTAATGAAATTATTGAGAAATAATAATTTTGAAGAGTTAAGAGAAAAATTATATGAAAATAATGATGATAAAACTGCTAATTATGTTAGTGAAATAATTTATAAAATGAGAGAAATAACCAAATTAGGGGCAAAATTGAAAGAACTGCAAGAAATCAAAAAAGAAGCAATTAAAAATTATTACAAAATTGAGAAAATGGAAATATATAGATTAGATCCAATGAAACAAGCATATACACAAATTTATAATAAAAGTGATATAGCTTTAATTTTTTCAAATTGA
- the clpS gene encoding ATP-dependent Clp protease adapter ClpS: MGEKVETKEVVKLEEPKKYKVFLLNDDYTTMDFVVDILCDIFDKSYEEAVNIMLTIHRQGKGLCGIYTYEIAETKIDQVHRLARAHEFPLKAVMEEE; this comes from the coding sequence GTGGGAGAAAAGGTAGAAACAAAAGAGGTCGTCAAATTAGAGGAGCCAAAAAAATATAAGGTGTTTTTACTCAATGACGACTACACAACAATGGATTTTGTCGTGGATATCCTTTGTGATATTTTCGACAAAAGTTATGAAGAGGCGGTCAATATCATGTTGACCATTCATAGACAGGGGAAAGGTTTGTGCGGTATCTATACATATGAGATTGCAGAAACGAAAATTGACCAGGTGCACAGACTTGCGCGAGCGCACGAATTTCCCCTCAAAGCAGTAATGGAGGAAGAGTAA
- the ruvB gene encoding Holliday junction branch migration DNA helicase RuvB: MERIVEVEKFSEENSFETTLRPNDWDEYIGQEKIKNNLKVFIQACKKRNETLDHVLFFGPPGLGKTTLSLIIASQMEANIKITAAPMIEKSGDLAAILTNLEEGDILFIDEIHRLSPAIEEILYPAMEDFRLDIIIGSGPAAQTIKIDLPKFTLIGATTRAGMLSSPLRDRFGMHFRLQFYTPQELAQIVTNAAKKLSKNIENDAALEIAKRSRGTPRIALRLLKRVRDFSDVADEQTITLQRTKEALEALGVDERGFDELDLKLLKLLADAKGKPLGLSTIAAALSEDEGTIEDVIEPYLLANGYLERTARGRVATLKTYEILKLSPNIQNSLF, from the coding sequence ATGGAACGAATCGTCGAAGTTGAAAAATTTAGCGAAGAAAACAGTTTCGAAACCACCCTTCGCCCAAATGACTGGGATGAATATATCGGGCAGGAGAAAATCAAAAACAATCTCAAAGTCTTTATTCAAGCGTGTAAAAAACGAAACGAAACCCTTGATCATGTTCTCTTTTTTGGACCTCCGGGGCTTGGGAAAACGACGCTTTCTCTTATTATCGCTTCGCAGATGGAAGCAAATATCAAAATCACAGCTGCACCGATGATCGAAAAGAGCGGGGACTTGGCTGCAATACTCACAAACCTTGAAGAGGGAGACATCCTTTTTATTGATGAGATTCATAGGCTCTCTCCCGCCATCGAAGAGATACTCTATCCGGCTATGGAAGATTTTCGTCTCGATATCATTATAGGAAGCGGTCCAGCGGCACAAACCATTAAAATCGATCTGCCCAAATTTACCCTCATTGGTGCGACAACCAGGGCCGGAATGCTCAGCTCCCCTTTGAGGGATCGCTTTGGTATGCATTTTCGTTTGCAGTTTTATACTCCACAAGAACTTGCACAAATAGTAACAAATGCGGCAAAGAAACTATCGAAAAATATTGAGAACGATGCAGCATTGGAAATCGCAAAGCGAAGCCGAGGAACTCCAAGAATTGCATTGAGACTCTTAAAAAGGGTTCGGGACTTTTCCGATGTGGCAGATGAACAAACTATCACATTGCAACGGACCAAAGAGGCTTTGGAAGCGCTTGGAGTGGACGAAAGAGGTTTTGATGAGCTTGACTTGAAACTCCTCAAACTCTTAGCTGACGCAAAAGGAAAGCCTTTGGGACTCAGCACTATTGCTGCCGCACTCAGCGAAGACGAAGGAACGATTGAAGATGTGATCGAACCGTATCTCTTGGCAAACGGATATCTGGAAAGAACAGCACGGGGCAGAGTTGCTACACTCAAAACATATGAGATTTTAAAACTCTCGCCCAATATACAAAATTCACTCTTTTGA
- the trpA gene encoding tryptophan synthase subunit alpha, producing the protein MKKLVGYITSAYPDKNFTIDLILAMKEKGLDSVELGVPFSDPVADGPIIEEANVRALSNGFRFQDLLDITNAVAGSIDTLWMGYFNPFYHRGMQKSIEEAKELGVSGFIIPDLPYEEALAYRSLFDENEIALIDFVAPTDSKERIKTILKDSKKFIYLVAYAGITGAQKSEDLSQIITWIRETTDTPVYLGFGVNEKTAKEKAKDVDGVIVGSAFVKVLLDENLTNSEKIARIAELSGKIKEQINS; encoded by the coding sequence GTGAAAAAGCTCGTAGGATATATAACTTCTGCCTATCCCGATAAAAATTTTACGATCGATCTCATTTTGGCTATGAAAGAAAAAGGGCTTGACAGTGTTGAGTTGGGTGTGCCTTTTAGTGATCCGGTTGCTGACGGACCAATTATAGAAGAGGCAAATGTAAGAGCTTTGAGCAATGGATTTCGCTTTCAAGATCTTTTGGATATTACTAATGCGGTAGCCGGTTCCATTGATACATTATGGATGGGGTATTTCAATCCTTTTTATCATCGAGGTATGCAAAAAAGTATTGAGGAAGCCAAAGAGCTTGGAGTCAGCGGTTTTATCATTCCAGATTTGCCCTATGAAGAAGCCCTGGCGTATCGGTCCCTTTTTGATGAGAATGAGATAGCTCTTATCGATTTTGTTGCTCCTACAGATAGCAAAGAGCGAATAAAAACGATTTTAAAAGATTCGAAAAAATTTATCTATCTTGTTGCGTATGCAGGGATTACCGGGGCACAAAAAAGTGAAGATTTGAGCCAGATAATTACATGGATTCGAGAAACAACAGATACTCCAGTGTATCTTGGCTTTGGAGTCAATGAAAAGACTGCGAAAGAGAAAGCCAAAGATGTTGATGGCGTCATCGTAGGAAGTGCATTTGTCAAGGTATTATTGGATGAAAACTTGACAAACAGTGAAAAAATTGCTAGAATTGCCGAGCTTTCAGGAAAGATTAAGGAACAAATCAACTCCTAA
- a CDS encoding tyrosine-type recombinase/integrase: MHIRTKKGLIHKSLKTKDKIRANIRKLKLLKKFIINDLLTYRQREKILGKSILIMVVDDDLLKDYQPKENDEIIKKIIEEKIVSSNILDNFNLNFEVSLASENGEDPKILKRIEKIIKEELEKERQKGKIKSISIKTDKNITSKTLKIGFQEFIRHKREIEKISKKTMEMYNKGYKYLLLFTDENEKIFKFTSDFFKDIQYKLLKIPSHTILKHPNLKYEQVIELYKDKEYKKLESRTINNIIIAWKAMFKFFEFNGYIAKNPTEIIKPVKEEIKNIMEYSIEELALLIKNFTEKKKEFEKDIVLIGLYTGMRIGEIANLKKENIDLVNKFIHVEKGKTANAKRKIPIHQDIFEIMQKYVKNCNSDNLFNINAQNKADALQKRVSRKMKNIINHERKSFHSLRKNFVIKLYENGIDENIIKLLVGHSTQDNITFSTYNLNKVKDSELHKAISTLNFLEEISKYKKNLDNEVNYRNINLEEF; encoded by the coding sequence TTGCATATAAGAACAAAAAAAGGACTTATACATAAAAGTTTAAAAACAAAAGATAAAATAAGAGCAAACATTAGAAAATTAAAGTTATTAAAAAAATTTATAATTAATGATTTGTTGACATATAGGCAAAGGGAGAAAATATTGGGCAAAAGTATCCTAATAATGGTTGTTGATGATGATTTATTAAAAGATTATCAACCTAAAGAAAATGATGAAATTATCAAAAAAATCATAGAGGAAAAAATAGTAAGCAGTAATATTTTGGATAATTTTAATCTAAATTTTGAAGTAAGTTTGGCTTCTGAAAATGGAGAAGATCCTAAAATTCTTAAAAGAATAGAAAAAATAATAAAAGAAGAATTAGAAAAAGAAAGGCAAAAAGGAAAAATTAAAAGCATATCAATAAAAACAGATAAAAATATTACAAGCAAAACCCTAAAAATTGGTTTTCAAGAATTCATTAGACATAAAAGAGAAATAGAGAAAATAAGCAAAAAAACTATGGAGATGTATAATAAAGGATATAAATATCTTTTATTATTTACTGATGAAAATGAAAAAATATTTAAATTTACTTCAGATTTTTTTAAAGATATACAATATAAGTTATTAAAAATCCCAAGCCACACAATTTTAAAGCATCCAAATCTAAAATATGAGCAGGTAATAGAATTATATAAAGATAAAGAATATAAAAAATTAGAAAGCAGAACCATCAACAACATAATAATAGCGTGGAAAGCAATGTTTAAATTTTTTGAATTTAATGGCTATATTGCCAAAAATCCAACTGAAATTATTAAACCTGTGAAAGAAGAAATAAAAAATATTATGGAGTATTCAATTGAAGAATTAGCATTATTGATAAAAAATTTTACAGAAAAGAAAAAAGAATTTGAGAAAGATATAGTATTGATAGGATTATACACAGGAATGAGAATTGGAGAAATTGCAAATTTAAAAAAGGAAAATATAGATTTAGTCAATAAATTTATACATGTAGAAAAAGGCAAAACAGCAAATGCAAAAAGAAAAATACCAATTCACCAAGATATTTTTGAAATAATGCAAAAATATGTAAAAAATTGCAATAGTGATAATTTATTTAATATAAATGCCCAAAATAAAGCTGATGCATTGCAAAAAAGAGTAAGCAGAAAAATGAAAAATATAATAAATCATGAGAGAAAAAGCTTTCATAGTTTGAGAAAAAATTTTGTAATAAAGCTATATGAAAATGGAATTGATGAAAATATAATAAAATTATTAGTTGGACATAGTACCCAAGATAATATTACTTTTAGCACTTACAACCTCAATAAAGTAAAAGATAGTGAATTACATAAAGCTATTTCTACTCTTAATTTCTTAGAAGAAATTAGTAAATATAAAAAAAATTTAGATAATGAAGTAAATTACAGAAATATAAATCTTGAAGAATTTTAA